A genomic region of Equus caballus isolate H_3958 breed thoroughbred chromosome 1, TB-T2T, whole genome shotgun sequence contains the following coding sequences:
- the TSPAN3 gene encoding tetraspanin-3 — MGQCGITSSKTVLVFLNLIFWGAAGILCYVGAYVFITYDDYDHFFEDVYTLIPAVVIIAVGALLFIIGLIGCCATIRESRCGLATFVIILLLVFVTEVVVVVLGYIYRAKVENEVDRSIQKVYKTYNGTNPDAASRAIDYVQRQLHCCGIHNYSDWENTDWFKETKNQSVPLSCCRETAGSCNGSLAHPSDLYAEGCEALVVKKLQEIMMHVIWAALAFAAIQLLGMLCACIVLCRRSRDPAYELLITGGTYA; from the exons GGGGCAGCTGGCATTTTATGCTACGTGGGAGCCTATGTCTTCATCACTTATGATGACTATGACCACTTCTTTGAAGATGTGTATACTCTCATCCCTGCTGTTGTGATCATAGCTGTAGGAGCCCTGCTTTTCATTATTGGGCTAATTGGCTGCTGTGCCACAATCCGGGAAAGCCGCTGCGGACTCGCCACA TTTGTCATCATCCTACTCTTGGTTTTTGTCACAGAAGTTGTGGTAGTGGTTTTGGGATACATTTACAGAGCAAAG GTGGAAAATGAGGTTGATCGCAGCATTCAAAAAGTGTATAAGACCTACAATGGAACCAACCCTGATGCTGCTAGCCGGGCTATTGATTATGTACAGAGACAG CTGCACTGTTGTGGAATTCACAACTATTCAGATTGGGAAAATACAGACTGgttcaaagaaaccaaaaaccaGAGTGTCCCTCTTAGCTGCTGCAGAGAGACCGCCGGCAGCTGTAATGGCAGTCTGGCCCACCCCTCTGACCTCTATGCTGAG GGGTGTGAGGCTTTAGTTGTGAAGAAGCTACAGGAAATCATGATGCATGTTATCTGGGCAGCGCTGGCATTTGCAGCTATTCAG CTGCTGGGCATGCTGTGTGCATGCATTGTATTGTGCAGAAGGAGTAGAGATCCTGCTTATGAACTGCTCATCACCGGCGGAACCTACGCGTAG